The uncultured Carboxylicivirga sp. genomic interval AATTCCATATTCTTTAATTTTGTCTTCACTCAGGAAATAACCAACATTATCAGAAGGCTTACCATCTCTGAAGAACGACTTCAAATCAGGAGACATATATGGGCGTTTAGGACGATTTAGAATTGATTTTGGTAATTTATCCTTATAAGATTGAACTAGTAAGTGTTTTTGTGAAAATCCATTCATTTTAAATCGTTCGTTAATAGTAAATAAACTATCAATTAAACGATGATCTAAAAATGGATAGCGTCCTTCAATACCATGAGCCAACGACATCCGGTCTCCTTGTGAAGACAACAGGTAACCAGCCAGTAAAGTTCTGATTTCCATATACTGATTTTGTTGCAACAAACTCCAGCTATTGTAATTTTTCGGAAAGTCTATTGACATACCACCGATAAGGCTAGCTGTATCGTATGATAATCCATGATCTTTACTAAAATAATTTTTAATGATTTTATTATTATGAATACGAATATTTAATGAAGCTAGTTTGTTGTCATAAGAGTCCAGAAATCCTTCATAAAACATTTTCATCATTCCAAATTGACGAGGATCGCTGTAATGTGTTAAGTGCGGATATAATTTCTTAATCAGCTCAGGTCGCATTTTCGATTCTGGAAATCTCGACCAAAACTCAAGCAGTTTAACTTCCTTATAAGAATCATATCCCCACAATACTTCGTCTGCCCCCTCACCTGTCAACACCACTTTTATATCATTTTCTCTTACCTTTTGTGACAAGAGATACAAAGGCACCGGTGCCGTGCGAAAAATAGGACGATCGGTATGATAAATGGCTTCAGGAAAGTTCTCATCAACCTGTTTATAATTGATATTTAAAAAGTAATGCTCTGAGTTTATCTGGTTCACCATATCCTTTTGAAAGTCTGACTCATCAAACTCCTTATCATCAAAAGCTATGGAAAAAGTTTTAAATCGTTTATTGGTATTTTCTTTTACCAATTGAGTTATTACTGAACTATCTATTCCCCCACTCAAATAAGCTCCTACAGGCACATCACTTCTCAATCGTAATTTAACCGAATCTTTTAGAAGCTCATTGAATTCTTCTTTAACTTCACCAAACGATTTTTTATCCGACTCATACTTTACGCCTAATTCATAGTATTTTTTCTCGTATACTAATTTACCATCTTTGTATTTGGCAAAGGATCCACCTGGTAAAGATTTAATATTCTTATAAACGGTATGATGACCATAAGTATTCCACAAAAGACAATGTTCAAACAGGCGGTTTACATCAAACTCGCGAGTAAAACTACCAATCCGGTCAAATGCTTTTAACTCTGATGCAAAATAATGTTTCTGATCGTGCTCAAGCATATAAAGAGGACGAATACCATAGCGATCGCGAGCAATAATTAACTCCTTACTAACTTTATTCCATATCAATACTGCAAACTGACCATTGAACAATTCAAAACACTTCTCCCCATAGTATTCATAGGCTTTCAATAACACTTCTGTATCACTGGTAGTAGTAAAAACAACACCTTTGCTTTTCAGATCTTGCTGAAGTTCGATATAATTATAAATTTCTCCATTAAATACAATTATATGATCTCCTGAGACCAAAGGTTGATCTCCAGTAGATAAATCAACAATTGACAAGCGGGTATGTCCCAATGCTATTTCGGGAGATATATACATTCCCCAACCATCAGGCCCCCTGTGTTGAAGTGCAGAAACCATATTTTTGATTTCAAAGCTTCTTCTATCTCTGTTTAACTCTTTTCCGTAAACGCCTGCAATTCCACACATAGTATAGGTTTGATATGATTAATAGTTCTTTATTATTAATTACGAAAACGATCCTTTAATTTTAAAAATGGCATTTCGAAATACTGATAGGATATATGTGATACTAAAATGGTACCAATAAATACAGCTAAGTTTACAAAAATTATCACGATTGCCGTAGATATTGTTAAGTTATCCCGAAGCTTGAGAAAAACAAATAACACAAAATTTAAAACGATCATATGGTACAAGTACACTCCATAAGAGATCTTACCAAGATAATTCATAAACCTGAATCGTCCTAAAACTTCATTGTCTTTCACAATGTTTGAAATCACTAGTGAAAACAATATCAACTCAGTTACATTTTTGAGTATTTCATTTTTAAACAGAAACCAATCGGAGGTGAAATAAAAAATAAATACCGCATATAAAACTACTCTTAATACAGGCGAATTAAAATGCAGTGGATATCCCTTCCGACTGAATAAAGCCAATACTCCTCCTGCCGAGATAAAAAAGTAATAGAACCAATAATCATCCAAAAATGGGAATAAACCACTATGGAAAATACCAAAATAAATAACTGTAAAAATAAGTATACTCTTTAAGTAATGATTGATTTTGGCAAAATATAGTAATGGTGCGATTACCAGATAAAACTGTTCTTCAATACCAATGGACCACAATATTAATAAAACAGAACCCGGATCAAACTTCCCAATAAACACATTTGGCAAAAATCCTACATTCCATAATATTCCCTCCATAAGTGTGTAATTTTCACTGTAAGGCATACCAACTGCAGGTAATAAATACCTATAATAGAGTAGGCCAAAGAACAGAACCAGATAATAGGCAGGATACAATCTTAAAATCCTTCTGGCATAAAAATTCTTTATACTAATGGCCCCTGTACTCTTCTTTTCATCGTATAAAAGACCTATAATCAAGTATCCACTTAATGCAAAAAACACAAACACCGATTCAGTCCCTCTATGAAAGATAGGCCAATTACTGAAGAACGGTAAGCCAACACCTTCAGATAAGGTTGGTATGTGCGAATTAACCACAACAAGAGCCAGAAAAGCTCTTAACAGATTAAGGCTTTCAATTTTATCTTTCCTCACTACAGGTCTTTTATCTGTTTTAATCCGATTTCAGAAACTCCCCTTAAGGCCATGAAATCTATTCTATTTTTTTTGCAGGATTACCAAATATGGTGCACTTACTTCTTACATTACGTAATACTACACTGCCTGCTCCAATGACCACATCATCTACAATGCTTCTTTGTGGTATAATGGTTGCATTGGTTCCAATAAACACATTATCCCCGAAACTGCACCCTCCGGCAATATCTACATTGGGCATCAACGAACAGAAATCGCCCAATTCTGAATCATGTCCAATTATGGTCTTCTCCAAAATTGTAGTACACTTTCCTATTTTTACATTATTGGAGATGATGCACCCGGCAAGAATAATACAACCTTCTTCTATTCTATTAAACTTGCCTAATATAGCCCTTGGATCAATAAAGGTAAAGAATTGTACCCTTCCTTCTAATCTATCATAAACGTTGCGACGAACATGTGGATCGCCTATGGCAATAAGAACCATATCCTCCTTATCAAAAGGATAAGTATTAATATCACCTAATATTTTATAATCTGTTGGCAGGTTATCCAAAGCCGTAGGGGACTCATCAATGAACCCTGTTAATTCCCAGTTTCTTTTTTCTTCAGGAATCATTTCAAGGTAAGACTCCAGCCCTCTACCAAGACCACCAGCACCTACTATGAATAATCTCTTTTTCATTCGTTATTAATCAGATTTATTACAGACACATATATTATGCTTCAAATTTTTCTTTACCAATTATGGCCATTAAATCATCGAGTGTACCAATGCTTTTAAAATCATCTGCTTTTATCTGCATCTGAAATTTTTCATCTACCAATGATATCAGCACTAAACGTGCCACTGAATCCCATATATCCAGGGTATCAAATTTTGTATCAATATTTAATTCCTGATCTTCTACCTCCAGCTCTTCTCTTACTACAGTAATGAATTCATCAACTTTCATACTCTATGACTTTAATTAAAAACTATATTCAACGGATCGATTTATTCGATCATGAGCTAACATTCAATTATTTTACAAAACTGAAGATTCTCCAGTTTCATTAACATCGAACTCCATGTTAATCCAACCCCAAATCCGGCCATACAAACTTCAAAACTCTCTTTTTCTGTTCTTTCTCCAAGATTATAACAAGTTACGATTGGCACCGTAACTCCATTTGAGTTACCAAAGCGCTCCACTATATTATTAGGCATTTTTTCGTGAGGCACCTTCATCTTATCAGCCAGCTTCTGTAACATAAAACGATTGGGTTGATGAAACAAATAGTAATCAACACTATCCTTGTCTTTATTGGCAAAATCCAATAAGGTATCTATCATTACAGGCACTTCTCTTTGTACAAAGTTAAAAACTGCATCGCCTTTCATTACCAGATGATCTTTTGCTCTAAGATTACCACTTTCATCCTCTTCCAACTCTGCTGTTTGAGCACTTGAAGGTGTTTTAAATCCTCCGGCCGGAATCATCAATACTTCATGCTGGGTACCGTCCATCTTTACAGTGGTAAATATGGGATTTTCTTCTTCACATGATTCCACAATAGTAACAGATGCTCCATCACCCACTAAAGGACGACTGTTTCTGTCTTTTTCCGAAACCCTTGCACTTAATACATCAGCATTCAATAACACAACTTTGTTGATAGATTCTTGTTCAAGCAAAGAGAACGCCTGTACGAGACCTATTTGAAAACCTGCACACCCCTGGTTTATATCCAGGCATATCATATCTGTTTTTAGGCCTAAAATACCCTGAATTACATTACTGGTTGGAGGTAAGATGTAATCCGGCGACTCAGTAACCAAAAGCAATGCATCTATATCATTTTTATTGAGTAAATTCTGATCGAACAGATAATTCAATCCATAAACACATAATTCAGATACTGTTACTCCTTCCTTTACAATCCGCTGACGATCATACCCCATTATTTTCCCCAACTGCTTTGATTGCCGTTGTGAAAAATTATAATTATCAATGGTATCCTCAAATTTCACCTCATTTTCGGGAAC includes:
- the asnB gene encoding asparagine synthase (glutamine-hydrolyzing) translates to MCGIAGVYGKELNRDRRSFEIKNMVSALQHRGPDGWGMYISPEIALGHTRLSIVDLSTGDQPLVSGDHIIVFNGEIYNYIELQQDLKSKGVVFTTTSDTEVLLKAYEYYGEKCFELFNGQFAVLIWNKVSKELIIARDRYGIRPLYMLEHDQKHYFASELKAFDRIGSFTREFDVNRLFEHCLLWNTYGHHTVYKNIKSLPGGSFAKYKDGKLVYEKKYYELGVKYESDKKSFGEVKEEFNELLKDSVKLRLRSDVPVGAYLSGGIDSSVITQLVKENTNKRFKTFSIAFDDKEFDESDFQKDMVNQINSEHYFLNINYKQVDENFPEAIYHTDRPIFRTAPVPLYLLSQKVRENDIKVVLTGEGADEVLWGYDSYKEVKLLEFWSRFPESKMRPELIKKLYPHLTHYSDPRQFGMMKMFYEGFLDSYDNKLASLNIRIHNNKIIKNYFSKDHGLSYDTASLIGGMSIDFPKNYNSWSLLQQNQYMEIRTLLAGYLLSSQGDRMSLAHGIEGRYPFLDHRLIDSLFTINERFKMNGFSQKHLLVQSYKDKLPKSILNRPKRPYMSPDLKSFFRDGKPSDNVGYFLSEDKIKEYGIFNQKFVDRFLQKFKNGVPENIGYRDNMIITFILSTQIANYWLKNPKEHTLSDDKLTVAITEY
- a CDS encoding acyltransferase; the protein is MRKDKIESLNLLRAFLALVVVNSHIPTLSEGVGLPFFSNWPIFHRGTESVFVFFALSGYLIIGLLYDEKKSTGAISIKNFYARRILRLYPAYYLVLFFGLLYYRYLLPAVGMPYSENYTLMEGILWNVGFLPNVFIGKFDPGSVLLILWSIGIEEQFYLVIAPLLYFAKINHYLKSILIFTVIYFGIFHSGLFPFLDDYWFYYFFISAGGVLALFSRKGYPLHFNSPVLRVVLYAVFIFYFTSDWFLFKNEILKNVTELILFSLVISNIVKDNEVLGRFRFMNYLGKISYGVYLYHMIVLNFVLFVFLKLRDNLTISTAIVIIFVNLAVFIGTILVSHISYQYFEMPFLKLKDRFRN
- a CDS encoding acetyltransferase yields the protein MKKRLFIVGAGGLGRGLESYLEMIPEEKRNWELTGFIDESPTALDNLPTDYKILGDINTYPFDKEDMVLIAIGDPHVRRNVYDRLEGRVQFFTFIDPRAILGKFNRIEEGCIILAGCIISNNVKIGKCTTILEKTIIGHDSELGDFCSLMPNVDIAGGCSFGDNVFIGTNATIIPQRSIVDDVVIGAGSVVLRNVRSKCTIFGNPAKKIE
- a CDS encoding acyl carrier protein; its protein translation is MKVDEFITVVREELEVEDQELNIDTKFDTLDIWDSVARLVLISLVDEKFQMQIKADDFKSIGTLDDLMAIIGKEKFEA
- a CDS encoding ketoacyl-ACP synthase III — its product is MNLKFTHKKITGILTVVPENEVKFEDTIDNYNFSQRQSKQLGKIMGYDRQRIVKEGVTVSELCVYGLNYLFDQNLLNKNDIDALLLVTESPDYILPPTSNVIQGILGLKTDMICLDINQGCAGFQIGLVQAFSLLEQESINKVVLLNADVLSARVSEKDRNSRPLVGDGASVTIVESCEEENPIFTTVKMDGTQHEVLMIPAGGFKTPSSAQTAELEEDESGNLRAKDHLVMKGDAVFNFVQREVPVMIDTLLDFANKDKDSVDYYLFHQPNRFMLQKLADKMKVPHEKMPNNIVERFGNSNGVTVPIVTCYNLGERTEKESFEVCMAGFGVGLTWSSMLMKLENLQFCKIIEC